A genome region from Geobacter pickeringii includes the following:
- the pilO gene encoding type 4a pilus biogenesis protein PilO, whose protein sequence is MTKQQLLELCRSRPKTLILLVLLILVNVGLAVYEHTVQEPRIVRLEQEWAAKRSRSAGGRGDISEIYRQGLADLAQFRERAPLKRDFTRLIMEIFEMASNNGLKVVSIAYKPAASKDGDLLINGITLNLSGRYAGIKSFVSDLQCQHTLMTVDSFQIASGSVTEETLSLKLDLSLYLRAEAR, encoded by the coding sequence ATGACGAAACAGCAATTGCTGGAGCTTTGCCGTTCCAGACCCAAAACCCTGATACTCCTGGTTCTCCTGATCCTCGTGAACGTGGGGCTGGCGGTCTACGAACACACCGTTCAGGAGCCACGGATTGTACGCCTTGAGCAGGAATGGGCCGCGAAACGTTCGCGAAGTGCCGGGGGCCGGGGAGACATTTCTGAAATTTATCGCCAGGGTCTCGCCGACTTGGCCCAATTTCGGGAGCGCGCCCCTCTCAAGAGGGATTTCACCCGTCTGATCATGGAAATCTTTGAAATGGCTTCCAATAATGGCCTCAAGGTCGTTTCAATTGCCTACAAACCAGCTGCATCAAAGGATGGAGATCTCCTGATCAATGGCATTACCTTGAATCTGTCGGGGAGATATGCCGGCATTAAGAGCTTTGTGTCAGACCTGCAATGCCAGCATACGCTCATGACAGTCGATTCTTTCCAGATTGCTTCCGGGAGTGTCACTGAAGAGACGCTGAGCCTCAAATTGGATCTTTCCTTGTATCTTAGGGCGGAGGCGCGATGA
- a CDS encoding cohesin domain-containing protein, producing the protein MLRTGRWLRRYDERRSGSRSLMMRTMLKIAFLLSLLALTGCGAGLTAFNKGEKFEKEGRLDEAVLKYAEAAASSPETNEYRMRLMKASERAARIHFEKGEELFHQQKYDEALREYQNAVALDASLDRARQQSEKLVRFKNSLAYLKEGQELEKGNKPREALQSYRKALDLNQDNTAAKEALNRLLQTKKTRLEGYDLNLKSTKPITLKFKDAKIKDVFYIITQLSGINFIFDEAVKDQNVTVHLENATFEQALDILTNMNKLGKKVLNEGTLIIYPKNPEKAKQYEDLVVKTFYLNSLDAKKAVNLLRTMLQVRKVYVNEEMNAIVIRDTPDVIDVAGKILDANDIPDAEVLLEVEVIEVSKTNSENFGLGLSRRAVSLNTLAPGGAFLADSFTASSTTSSTVNTTQGTQPTNLLQTFSWKGFGGFITVPSATYNFSKDISNAEVLANPKIRVKNREKSKFTVGTRVPITTTSTTGTTGGFSVNVQYVDVGVKLNAEPTIQLNNDVSIKLGLEVSSIIDTKTVGGTDSATTVVTIGTRNLDTVLNLKDGETSIIGGLIQDNKTKSKQKIFLLGDIPFLGPLLSNNANTGTKNELILAITPRIVRAVSVPESDVVSFWSGKEDDPAVTKVFSSFVQEPEFAAPVVPHQPKPAAPAKVLQPAVPQPVTAPPAVPAAPTTPVAPAPQSAVAVPATSSPTVQAVTPVPAPVPTVAVPIPQAAAAPVAEAPQPVTRGSLNIAAPASVAVGAQFRVEIKASDVNGLAKAPFVLLFDPIFIEYVGATEGNLLNRDGKPTSFNALPEKAAGKVTFTLARTGTAEGVSGSGTLLAATFTAKNKGPASIGFQGVRFTDQANRPLDVIPYNTVVEVK; encoded by the coding sequence TTGTTGAGAACAGGCCGTTGGCTGCGCAGGTACGATGAACGACGATCAGGTTCAAGGAGCCTTATGATGCGAACCATGCTCAAGATAGCTTTCCTTCTGTCACTGCTGGCTTTGACCGGTTGCGGTGCGGGACTGACTGCATTCAACAAGGGTGAAAAGTTTGAGAAGGAAGGGCGATTGGACGAGGCGGTTCTGAAGTATGCCGAGGCCGCGGCATCAAGCCCTGAGACCAATGAGTATCGCATGAGGCTCATGAAGGCGAGCGAACGCGCTGCACGTATCCACTTCGAGAAGGGGGAAGAGCTCTTTCATCAGCAGAAGTACGATGAGGCGTTACGGGAGTATCAGAATGCCGTCGCTCTTGACGCGTCCCTGGACCGAGCGCGGCAGCAGAGCGAAAAATTGGTCCGATTCAAGAATTCTCTGGCATATCTCAAAGAGGGGCAGGAGCTCGAAAAAGGGAACAAGCCGCGGGAGGCGCTTCAGTCGTACCGTAAGGCCCTTGATCTCAATCAGGATAACACGGCGGCCAAGGAGGCGCTCAACCGCCTGCTTCAAACCAAGAAGACGCGGCTTGAGGGATATGATCTCAACCTGAAGTCGACCAAGCCGATCACGCTCAAGTTTAAAGATGCCAAGATCAAGGATGTTTTCTATATCATAACCCAGCTTTCCGGCATCAATTTCATTTTCGACGAGGCGGTGAAGGACCAGAACGTGACGGTTCATCTCGAGAACGCAACGTTCGAGCAGGCCCTTGATATTCTCACCAACATGAACAAACTGGGGAAGAAGGTGCTGAACGAGGGCACTCTCATCATCTACCCGAAGAACCCGGAAAAAGCGAAGCAGTACGAAGATCTGGTTGTCAAGACTTTCTACCTCAACTCACTGGATGCCAAGAAGGCGGTTAACCTGCTCCGGACCATGCTCCAGGTCCGCAAGGTTTATGTGAACGAGGAGATGAATGCGATTGTCATCCGCGACACCCCCGATGTTATAGACGTTGCGGGCAAGATTCTTGATGCCAACGACATCCCCGACGCCGAGGTGTTGCTTGAGGTCGAGGTGATTGAGGTCTCGAAGACCAACTCGGAGAATTTTGGGCTCGGACTGAGCCGGCGTGCCGTATCGCTGAATACGCTGGCGCCGGGGGGAGCTTTTCTCGCTGACAGCTTCACCGCCTCGTCGACTACTAGCTCGACGGTCAACACCACCCAGGGAACGCAGCCCACAAACCTTCTGCAGACATTCAGCTGGAAGGGATTTGGCGGCTTCATTACCGTTCCGAGCGCCACATATAATTTCAGCAAGGACATCTCCAATGCCGAAGTCCTGGCCAATCCGAAAATTCGGGTCAAAAACCGCGAGAAATCGAAATTTACCGTCGGAACGCGGGTGCCGATCACAACGACTTCCACCACCGGCACCACCGGCGGGTTCAGCGTCAACGTCCAGTATGTCGATGTCGGCGTGAAGCTCAACGCCGAACCGACCATCCAGCTTAACAACGACGTTTCCATTAAGCTGGGCCTTGAGGTGAGCTCCATCATCGACACGAAGACCGTCGGCGGGACCGATTCGGCAACGACGGTCGTTACTATCGGCACCCGTAACCTCGATACGGTGCTGAATCTCAAGGATGGCGAGACGAGCATTATCGGGGGGTTGATCCAGGACAATAAAACCAAGAGCAAGCAGAAGATATTCCTTCTTGGAGATATTCCGTTCCTTGGACCGCTTCTGTCGAACAACGCAAATACCGGCACCAAGAATGAGCTGATTCTCGCCATTACGCCACGGATAGTCCGGGCGGTCTCCGTGCCGGAATCGGATGTTGTATCCTTCTGGTCCGGCAAGGAAGACGACCCTGCCGTGACCAAGGTCTTTTCCTCATTTGTTCAGGAGCCTGAGTTTGCTGCTCCCGTCGTGCCTCACCAGCCTAAACCCGCAGCACCGGCCAAAGTCTTGCAGCCTGCAGTTCCGCAGCCTGTGACGGCACCTCCTGCTGTTCCTGCAGCGCCGACTACGCCCGTGGCTCCTGCTCCCCAGTCGGCGGTGGCTGTTCCCGCGACCTCGTCACCGACGGTGCAGGCTGTAACACCGGTCCCTGCGCCGGTACCGACAGTTGCAGTTCCAATCCCTCAGGCTGCGGCAGCGCCCGTTGCCGAGGCACCTCAGCCCGTCACCCGAGGAAGCCTTAATATCGCCGCACCGGCGTCCGTCGCCGTTGGGGCGCAATTCCGGGTGGAGATAAAGGCCTCGGATGTCAACGGGCTTGCCAAGGCCCCCTTCGTTCTTCTCTTCGATCCGATCTTTATTGAGTACGTCGGTGCGACCGAAGGGAATCTGCTGAACCGCGACGGCAAGCCGACCAGCTTCAACGCCCTCCCGGAGAAAGCTGCAGGGAAGGTTACCTTCACGTTGGCACGCACTGGCACTGCGGAAGGGGTGAGCGGTTCCGGCACGCTGCTGGCGGCGACGTTTACGGCGAAGAACAAGGGACCGGCAAGCATAGGATTCCAGGGGGTGAGGTTCACCGACCAGGCCAATCGTCCTCTTGATGTTATTCCATACAACACGGTCGTTGAAGTGAAATGA
- a CDS encoding type II secretion system protein, which produces MLPSTRRSGADVRGLTIIELVMTVAILGILASVVVPFSQMTVKRTKELELRRDLREIRTALDAYKKDYDELVKIKSLNKSGYPETLEKLVEGEDFGGASPLKKKYLRRVPQDPFNRPAHGEKPQWGLRSYADDPESRNWGGEDVFDVYSMSEATAIDGSNYKDW; this is translated from the coding sequence TTGCTACCATCGACAAGGCGTTCCGGCGCAGATGTTCGCGGTCTGACGATCATTGAGCTGGTGATGACGGTTGCAATTCTCGGCATCCTCGCGTCGGTTGTGGTGCCGTTTTCGCAAATGACGGTGAAGCGGACCAAGGAGCTTGAGTTGCGCAGGGATCTGCGCGAAATTCGTACGGCACTTGACGCCTACAAGAAGGATTATGATGAGCTTGTCAAGATAAAGTCGCTGAACAAGTCGGGCTATCCGGAAACCCTTGAGAAGTTGGTGGAAGGGGAAGATTTCGGTGGGGCCTCGCCCCTGAAGAAAAAGTATCTGCGGCGGGTTCCGCAAGATCCATTCAACCGCCCCGCACATGGAGAGAAGCCGCAGTGGGGGCTCCGTTCGTACGCCGATGACCCTGAGAGCCGGAACTGGGGAGGGGAGGACGTGTTTGACGTCTATTCCATGAGCGAGGCTACTGCGATCGACGGAAGCAACTACAAGGATTGGTAA
- a CDS encoding type IV pilin protein: MLRRLLKNRRGFTLIELMIVVTIIGILASIAVPNYKWGLIRAREAVLRENLYNLRNTIDQFFADQGKYPDALQDIVDKKYMRELPRDPFTGKNDSWVTVPPPEPTAGSSGPGTKDMGKVFDVHSGSDLVGNDGRPYNEW, from the coding sequence ATGCTGAGACGCCTGTTAAAGAACCGCCGCGGGTTCACTCTGATCGAGCTGATGATAGTCGTTACCATTATCGGTATCCTTGCGTCCATAGCCGTTCCCAACTACAAGTGGGGGCTCATCAGGGCGCGCGAGGCGGTGTTGCGGGAGAATCTCTACAATCTCCGCAATACGATCGATCAATTCTTTGCCGACCAGGGGAAATACCCCGATGCGCTCCAGGATATCGTTGACAAGAAGTACATGCGGGAACTTCCGCGCGACCCGTTCACCGGCAAAAATGACAGCTGGGTCACCGTTCCTCCACCGGAGCCGACAGCGGGCTCCTCGGGGCCGGGAACGAAGGATATGGGCAAGGTATTTGACGTGCACAGTGGTTCAGATTTGGTTGGAAATGACGGAAGACCCTATAACGAATGGTGA
- the ftsE gene encoding cell division ATP-binding protein FtsE, producing MIEFHNVSMSYQRDTAALNDVSLKVPKGDFVFVTGSSGAGKSTLLRLIYGALTPSKGQVIVDGQNITRLTRSQIPYLRRNIGVVFQDFKLLPNRTVLENVAITLEVLGWGKRDIGKKVYHMLKQMGLEHKINATPLRLSGGEQQRVALARALVNDPKILLADEPTGNLDDENKEQIISIFREANIRGTTVVVATHDRRVIDSSHKRVVRLESGRIVEDSDVSN from the coding sequence ATGATTGAGTTTCACAATGTGTCCATGTCGTACCAGCGCGACACGGCCGCTCTCAACGATGTATCCCTCAAGGTCCCCAAAGGGGACTTTGTTTTTGTGACCGGCTCTTCGGGGGCCGGTAAATCCACCCTGCTGAGACTGATCTATGGAGCACTCACCCCCAGCAAGGGCCAGGTGATCGTCGACGGACAGAACATAACACGGCTCACCCGTTCACAGATACCCTACCTGCGGCGGAATATTGGGGTCGTTTTCCAGGATTTCAAATTGCTCCCCAACCGTACGGTGCTGGAGAATGTCGCCATAACCCTGGAGGTTCTGGGGTGGGGGAAGCGGGATATCGGCAAGAAGGTCTATCATATGCTCAAACAGATGGGGCTTGAGCACAAGATCAATGCAACGCCGCTCCGACTTTCCGGTGGCGAGCAGCAACGGGTGGCCCTTGCCCGCGCCCTTGTTAACGACCCCAAGATTCTCCTCGCCGATGAACCGACCGGCAATCTGGACGACGAGAACAAAGAACAGATAATCTCCATTTTCCGGGAAGCCAATATCCGGGGAACTACGGTTGTTGTCGCGACCCATGACCGTCGTGTCATCGACAGCAGTCACAAGCGGGTGGTCAGGCTGGAGAGCGGTCGCATTGTGGAGGATAGTGATGTCTCGAACTAG
- the ftsX gene encoding permease-like cell division protein FtsX, whose translation MSRTSQTKRPVLSGERGQGRVAYFLGRALLNIRQNVMVNVLTIGTIALALLIVSLFLLVFVNLESTADEWSGKIQVTAYFDKEPDSAELSALMSRVKAIEGTDKVTFVGKLEAMKRFRARLKGQETLLDGVPADVLPSSLEIALKRKSREDGAIETYVARLKKVPGITEVQYGEEWVKRFNAFMNFLRFVGALLGAFLLLAVLFIVSNTIKLTIYSRKDELELMELVGATRLFIKAPFLIEGIIQGAVGAFIALLILVAAYFGFLHSATNFVNFSVSVAGLSFLPPAYIAGIVGGGIILGFLGSITSLRKFINNLS comes from the coding sequence ATGTCTCGAACTAGTCAGACAAAACGTCCGGTGCTCTCCGGCGAGAGAGGGCAGGGACGGGTAGCGTATTTTCTCGGAAGGGCGCTGCTCAACATTCGCCAGAATGTAATGGTGAACGTGCTGACCATCGGAACCATCGCCCTTGCTCTCCTCATTGTTTCACTGTTTCTCCTGGTGTTTGTGAATCTGGAGTCGACCGCCGATGAGTGGAGCGGCAAGATACAGGTTACCGCCTATTTCGATAAGGAGCCTGACTCCGCGGAGCTTTCGGCCCTCATGAGCCGAGTGAAGGCGATAGAGGGAACTGACAAGGTTACGTTTGTCGGCAAGCTTGAGGCGATGAAGCGTTTCCGGGCCCGTCTTAAGGGACAGGAAACACTCTTGGACGGTGTTCCCGCTGACGTTCTCCCCTCGTCGCTGGAGATAGCACTGAAGCGCAAGAGTCGCGAGGATGGGGCAATCGAAACCTATGTTGCCCGATTGAAAAAGGTGCCGGGTATTACCGAAGTCCAGTACGGCGAAGAGTGGGTCAAGCGGTTCAATGCCTTTATGAATTTCCTCCGCTTTGTGGGGGCGCTACTCGGGGCCTTCCTGCTTCTCGCCGTCCTGTTTATCGTTTCGAACACGATAAAGCTGACTATCTATTCCCGGAAAGACGAGCTGGAGTTGATGGAGCTCGTTGGAGCGACCCGTCTGTTCATCAAGGCACCATTTCTCATCGAAGGGATCATCCAGGGGGCAGTCGGTGCCTTTATTGCCCTGCTCATTCTGGTGGCTGCCTATTTCGGATTCCTCCACAGCGCTACTAATTTTGTCAATTTTTCTGTTTCCGTCGCCGGACTTTCGTTCCTGCCACCCGCATATATCGCCGGCATTGTCGGGGGGGGTATTATCCTCGGTTTCCTCGGGAGCATCACCTCTCTCAGGAAATTTATAAACAATCTGTCATGA
- a CDS encoding murein hydrolase activator EnvC family protein, with protein MIPVALVTVISALTFSSVAIGADVRDQLQGVKKEIKEKKQLLRKTAKVELQVSGELLEIDKALKEKQAQLSLLNQDLKGAEQNITRTEKEIDRVKGETERKKQEIQRRLVSVYKAGEIGNLRMFYSSGTFPQMVENLRYMRGVIENDRRLFAEYNGKVAELSTLKTRLEADAARKGKLLSGIARKKQEVEEEKQKKSSYLTKVRQDKQQYLSSLRELQVNAHRLQSMVEKLEAMSRKSYTSKADKGATKGPSRDLPPVPDKGFGSQRGRLSMPVSGDLVGRFGRHKHPEFNSYTVNNGISIVASAGADIHAVYEGKVIFADYFKGYGNMVIIDHGGGYFSLYAHASRIARRVGAQVTRNEVVASVGDVDSPRGPMLYFELRYQGKPVDPAPWFR; from the coding sequence ATGATACCTGTCGCGCTCGTCACAGTCATTTCTGCCCTGACCTTTTCATCCGTTGCGATCGGTGCCGATGTGCGGGATCAACTGCAGGGAGTCAAGAAAGAGATCAAGGAAAAGAAGCAGTTGCTCCGGAAGACCGCCAAAGTTGAGCTGCAGGTGTCGGGAGAACTCCTTGAAATCGACAAGGCCCTGAAGGAGAAACAGGCGCAACTTTCACTTCTCAATCAGGATCTGAAGGGTGCAGAGCAGAATATTACCCGGACCGAGAAAGAGATCGATCGGGTCAAGGGCGAAACGGAGCGGAAAAAGCAGGAGATCCAGCGACGCCTCGTATCGGTCTACAAGGCAGGAGAGATCGGAAATCTGCGAATGTTTTATTCTTCCGGGACATTTCCCCAGATGGTCGAAAATCTCCGGTACATGAGGGGGGTAATCGAGAACGACCGGCGGCTTTTTGCCGAGTACAACGGCAAGGTTGCCGAACTTTCCACCCTGAAAACCCGTCTTGAGGCTGATGCCGCCCGCAAGGGAAAGCTGTTGTCGGGGATTGCCCGCAAGAAACAGGAAGTCGAGGAGGAAAAGCAGAAGAAATCCTCTTATCTGACCAAGGTAAGACAGGACAAGCAGCAATACCTCTCATCCCTGCGAGAGCTTCAGGTCAACGCTCACCGTCTTCAGTCAATGGTGGAAAAGCTTGAAGCGATGAGTAGAAAGAGTTATACTTCGAAAGCTGATAAGGGTGCGACAAAAGGGCCTTCTCGTGACCTCCCTCCTGTTCCCGATAAGGGATTCGGCTCGCAGCGCGGGCGACTTTCCATGCCTGTAAGCGGTGACCTCGTCGGACGATTCGGTAGGCACAAACACCCGGAATTCAATTCGTACACCGTCAATAACGGAATATCGATCGTGGCATCCGCCGGAGCTGATATTCACGCCGTTTACGAAGGAAAGGTCATCTTTGCCGACTACTTCAAGGGGTACGGCAATATGGTGATCATCGATCATGGCGGGGGCTACTTTAGTCTCTACGCTCATGCATCACGGATCGCCAGGCGGGTAGGGGCGCAGGTCACCCGCAACGAAGTGGTGGCCAGCGTCGGGGATGTCGATTCTCCGCGCGGGCCGATGCTCTACTTCGAATTACGATACCAGGGAAAACCGGTGGATCCGGCCCCCTGGTTCAGATAG
- a CDS encoding S41 family peptidase produces MFKKMKGKKIALLVASLLVVVAVSGIVVQKRCAAEGGNDYESIELFTDVLAIVKKSYVEEVDTKKLIYGAINGMLASLDPHSSFMPPDTYKEMKIDTKGSFGGLGIEITIKDGILTVISPIEDTPAFRAGIKSGDQILKIEDRFTKDMSIMDAVKRMRGPKGTKVTLTVMREGFDKPKDYTLVRDVIQVKSVRFKTLDNGYGYVRIAQFQEKTDDDLAKALSALKGENGGQLKGLVLDLRNDPGGLLDQAVRVADHFIEDGLIVYTEGREKDSKMKFSAKKAGTEPNYPMVVLINGGSASASEIVAGALQDHKRAVVMGTQSFGKGSVQTIIPLSDESGLRLTTARYYTPSGRSIQAKGITPDITVERAEIQSTEKKEGHIREKDLENHFESGEKGAPDEKKLEKEKQPAYKSDDQLKGDYQVLRALDLLKGWEILKKMGKSE; encoded by the coding sequence ATGTTTAAAAAGATGAAGGGGAAGAAGATTGCGCTTCTGGTGGCCTCTCTGCTCGTAGTGGTTGCCGTGAGCGGGATTGTGGTTCAGAAGCGCTGTGCTGCCGAGGGGGGGAATGACTACGAATCGATCGAGCTTTTCACTGACGTCCTTGCAATTGTGAAGAAAAGCTATGTCGAGGAAGTGGACACCAAGAAGCTCATCTACGGTGCAATCAATGGGATGCTTGCCTCTCTTGATCCTCACAGCTCCTTCATGCCTCCCGATACCTACAAGGAGATGAAGATCGACACCAAGGGGTCCTTTGGTGGACTCGGCATTGAGATAACGATCAAGGACGGCATCCTTACGGTTATTTCGCCCATCGAGGATACTCCGGCGTTTCGTGCCGGCATTAAATCCGGCGATCAGATTCTCAAGATTGAGGATCGATTCACCAAAGATATGAGCATCATGGATGCGGTCAAGAGGATGCGCGGCCCGAAGGGGACGAAGGTGACCCTGACGGTGATGCGGGAAGGGTTTGATAAGCCCAAGGATTACACGTTGGTGCGCGATGTTATCCAGGTCAAGAGCGTCCGGTTCAAGACCCTTGACAATGGCTACGGATACGTCCGGATCGCCCAGTTCCAGGAAAAGACTGACGACGACCTAGCGAAGGCACTCAGCGCGTTGAAAGGTGAGAATGGCGGTCAGCTCAAGGGGCTTGTCCTTGATCTGCGTAACGATCCGGGCGGACTGCTGGACCAGGCGGTCAGGGTTGCTGATCACTTCATTGAGGATGGGCTCATCGTCTATACCGAAGGGCGCGAGAAAGATTCGAAGATGAAATTTTCCGCCAAGAAGGCGGGCACCGAGCCGAATTACCCCATGGTCGTCCTGATCAACGGCGGGAGCGCAAGTGCGTCCGAGATCGTGGCCGGTGCACTGCAGGATCACAAGCGGGCGGTGGTCATGGGGACCCAGAGCTTCGGGAAGGGTTCAGTTCAAACCATCATTCCGCTTTCCGATGAATCGGGCTTGCGCCTCACCACGGCCCGTTATTACACCCCCAGCGGAAGATCGATACAGGCAAAAGGGATAACGCCTGACATTACGGTTGAGCGTGCCGAGATCCAGTCCACCGAGAAAAAAGAAGGGCACATCCGGGAGAAGGACCTTGAAAATCACTTCGAGTCGGGTGAGAAAGGTGCTCCCGACGAGAAGAAACTTGAGAAAGAAAAGCAGCCGGCATATAAGTCCGATGACCAGCTGAAAGGAGACTATCAAGTGCTCCGGGCCCTCGATTTGCTCAAGGGGTGGGAAATACTCAAGAAGATGGGCAAGTCGGAATAG
- a CDS encoding AfsR/SARP family transcriptional regulator, whose product MRLRNEKPVNDRTSSGREGIGIKTFGGLALTYQGSPVSIIWESQKARILFCYLLISYDQWLHRDKLIEMIWPGCDMVAGAKNFKTTLSRLRKSFSGARTVNPVLTLGEAIRLDFNLFQLDSSQFKYHAAHGIKMLARGEISAARKYLEAAQDIYVSEFLPEEPFDAVISVERAELEKLYGSVLFSLQKVYHLEGNHDAVEAISLLTPPVSASAS is encoded by the coding sequence ATGCGTCTGCGGAATGAAAAACCGGTAAACGATCGAACTTCTTCAGGACGGGAAGGGATCGGCATAAAGACTTTTGGCGGGCTTGCGCTTACGTATCAGGGAAGTCCTGTCTCCATCATATGGGAAAGTCAAAAGGCGCGGATACTGTTCTGCTATCTTCTCATTTCGTACGATCAATGGCTGCACCGTGACAAGCTCATCGAGATGATCTGGCCCGGTTGCGACATGGTTGCCGGTGCAAAGAATTTCAAGACCACTTTGAGTCGCCTCAGAAAATCATTTTCGGGGGCCCGGACGGTCAACCCTGTCCTGACCCTTGGCGAGGCGATCCGGCTCGATTTCAATCTTTTCCAGCTCGACTCCAGCCAGTTTAAATACCATGCGGCACATGGCATCAAGATGCTGGCTCGGGGTGAGATATCCGCCGCACGCAAATATCTTGAGGCCGCCCAGGACATCTATGTCAGCGAGTTTCTGCCTGAAGAACCGTTTGACGCAGTCATTTCCGTCGAACGGGCCGAATTGGAGAAACTTTACGGTTCCGTGCTGTTCTCACTCCAGAAGGTGTATCACCTTGAAGGCAATCACGATGCCGTCGAAGCTATATCCCTCCTTACGCCCCCAGTCTCTGCTTCTGCCTCTTAA
- a CDS encoding cohesin domain-containing protein, with the protein MNIKWFNCLFSLLVVLSFGSVCFAGGTVTYDDRGNGVYIVSANGLTGIEAVRFTVTYDQNALTNPRVERGGFGSWMVFFPSVEKPGEVTVVFLNTSPNSGSGQLATIRFDKKTTTPIKIGFMYELTGDDTITKGEAAQPTADAGASAAPGESGTVTAQPPAATTGSVPATASQTGSGAATVVTGKTATAGGTAGTVALGETTVTALTPATATTTVIPTTGVPAPTTGGVAAPPPQAEPPRDTGPLVPLEEVEHVDETAPMAEQRPAVNEKSADSKYTVYKGIIERFRDFKGEKNPKNLMALFSEQVAATITQIPPIALSDGVKTVTLKVDLDESGAAPNFALRGATLKSLSKDGGKWVVVVLPEARRTEAVLIIVAGERMIEYPLTVAPPVDVNIDKTDALTEKDFNLFLKETGTDKAPRFDLNGDGKRDYVDEFIFTANYLVAQGEGKAKGKKK; encoded by the coding sequence ATGAATATCAAATGGTTTAACTGCCTGTTCTCGCTGCTTGTTGTCCTGTCGTTTGGTTCTGTCTGTTTTGCGGGCGGGACGGTGACATATGATGATCGTGGTAACGGCGTCTATATCGTCAGCGCCAACGGACTGACCGGAATTGAGGCCGTTCGTTTTACCGTAACGTATGACCAGAACGCTCTGACGAATCCCCGCGTCGAGCGGGGGGGATTCGGAAGCTGGATGGTATTCTTCCCTAGTGTTGAGAAACCTGGAGAGGTGACGGTCGTGTTCCTCAATACCTCTCCGAATTCCGGCAGCGGTCAGTTGGCCACCATCCGTTTCGACAAGAAGACCACCACGCCGATCAAGATTGGATTCATGTATGAGCTGACCGGCGACGATACCATCACCAAGGGCGAGGCTGCCCAGCCCACCGCTGACGCCGGTGCGAGTGCTGCGCCGGGAGAGAGCGGGACGGTCACTGCTCAGCCGCCTGCCGCGACTACTGGAAGTGTTCCTGCAACTGCTTCACAGACCGGTTCCGGCGCGGCCACGGTCGTCACGGGAAAAACGGCGACAGCAGGAGGGACGGCTGGAACGGTAGCGCTCGGTGAAACTACAGTAACTGCATTGACGCCAGCCACTGCGACAACCACTGTGATACCCACCACCGGAGTTCCTGCACCGACCACGGGCGGCGTTGCTGCACCGCCTCCGCAGGCAGAGCCGCCGCGCGATACCGGTCCCCTTGTCCCGTTGGAGGAGGTCGAGCATGTGGACGAAACCGCTCCGATGGCCGAGCAGAGGCCTGCCGTGAACGAGAAGAGTGCCGACAGCAAGTACACGGTATATAAAGGGATTATCGAACGGTTCCGTGACTTCAAGGGAGAAAAGAATCCCAAGAATCTCATGGCTCTTTTCAGCGAGCAGGTCGCTGCCACCATCACTCAGATCCCTCCCATCGCATTGAGCGACGGCGTGAAGACCGTCACCCTCAAGGTTGATCTTGACGAGAGTGGCGCCGCCCCGAATTTCGCCCTCCGTGGGGCGACCCTCAAGTCTCTCAGCAAGGATGGTGGCAAATGGGTGGTAGTGGTGCTTCCGGAGGCCCGCCGCACCGAAGCGGTACTGATCATTGTCGCCGGTGAGCGGATGATCGAGTATCCACTGACGGTCGCCCCTCCCGTTGATGTGAATATTGACAAGACCGATGCCTTGACCGAGAAGGACTTCAACCTGTTCCTGAAGGAGACGGGCACCGACAAGGCTCCCCGTTTCGATCTCAACGGTGATGGCAAGCGCGATTATGTCGACGAGTTCATCTTCACCGCCAACTATCTGGTCGCTCAGGGTGAAGGAAAGGCGAAGGGGAAGAAAAAGTAA